The Halovivax ruber XH-70 genome includes the window TGCGAGGCGGGCCCACGACGATCGCGGCGAACGAACGGCGGCGACGGGGCCCCAGGGTGGGATTCGAACCCGGGCGCTCGAAGAATCACTCGTCGCCGTCGACGAGTCGGCGGATCAGCGTCCCGACGATCCCAGCACATCCCACGACGCCGATCCGGAGGCTCACCGCGACGACGAGGAGTAAGCGACGTCGGCAGTTTGTGTCGGTCGAGTTCGGGCTTGTCGGGTGAGCAAGTCGACGATCAGGGTCGTTCCATCCTGCAAGTCGCCAACCACCGCGTCGCGTCGTCGTTTCCACCGGGCCGGTGTTTCCGGATCCGCACTCAGCTCGTCGGCGAGCGCGAGCGCGACCGATTCGTCGGCCGTCGAGCGGAGGAGATCGTACTCGGTCTCGAGGACGACGAAGTTACTCATGTCCGCGTCGAAGTCGGTCGCGAACGATTGGATTCGCACCGCTGGCGTCCCGAGGAGGGCGGCTTCGGTCGCCATCGTCGCCGAATCGCCGGCGTAACAGTCGGCGTAGTAGAGCAGATCGTGGACGGCCGTCGGCGGGATCGGCTGTCGATACGGTTCGAGATCCGGGGGAAGCGGATCCGAACTGGAGATGTAGACGGTGCCGCGGTCGTCGAAGCGTGAGACGAGGTCGCGCTTTCCGGCCGGTGAGAGCCCCCCTTCGCCGACGTCGTGAAACGCGTCCCACGTTCGGAACCGGCAGAAGAAGTACCGATCCGACGGGTCGACACCCGCCGCACGGAGTCGGTCCGGATCGGGTTCGAACCGGTTCGGATGGAGGTACGCGAGTTCCTGAAACCCTTGGTAGCGAACGTGACCGTCCCCGAAGTCGTCCTCGAACGACGCCGGCGTGGCGATCACGTCCGCAAACGGTGCCATCAGTCGATGAGACCAGACGCCCTCGTTATCGACGAACACTACACTACGAGCGTCGACCAGGGGCGCCACGTGGGAGACGGCCACGCCACCGATCGCGGTCATCACGTCCGGGTCGATCCGACGCGCCCGGGTGAACAGCCGCCACTCGTAGGTCGCCTGTACCCGTGCGAGCGACGCGAGAGAGCGCTGGGGCCCTGCGAGGACCTCGTGGTCGATACCGTAGGCCTCCAGCAGCGGGACGGCGAGATCGTTCTCGCGGGCGTACACGAAGACGTCGTGACCCTGCTCGTCTAGTTCATCGATCGCGTGTCGGTAGAAGTGGACGTGCGCCGGATGCTGGATCGTCACGACGATCTTCATTCTTCGACCACCACCGAGCCTTCGTTCGCGTCGTGATCGAACGCCATCGCGAGACAGAGGGCGATGGCCGAACACAGCGTCCACACCCCTGCGAGCCACCACCGGATCGAACGCGTCTCGTGACCGGTTTCGGGATCCGCAGCCGTGTGTCCGTCGTCACCGTCTCTCGTCGGTGTGCCTGCATCGGGCCCTGGAGACGACGGACGGGTCGGCCGCCTGTCCACGCGACTCGAAACGAGTGACCAGATTCCCACGGCGAGCCCACCGATCCCCAGCGCGTAGAGGGCGACGAGCGGGTGGAAATCTTGCACGACGAACCGGATCCCGAGCCGGTGGAGGAACCGACGCCAGAGCAACCACGACAGTCGCGGGACGAACGTCCGGTAACTGATGTGGCTGCGTTCGTCGCCGTAGACGGCCGGCATCGCCACGTCGGCGATGGCGAATCCCTCGGCGTTCAGCACGACGAGCAAATCGTTCGCGAAGCCGTACTCCGTGTACAGCGAGTCCAGGTCGATCGCCTCCAGTGCCTCCCCGGAGATCGCGGTATAGCCGTTCTGCGGATCGACCATTCCCCAGTACCCGCTCGCGATTTTGGTCAACAGCGAGAGCAAGACGTTTCCGCCGAATCGAAACGTCGACATCGAATTCCTCTGGGCCCGCCCACGCAGTCGATTCCCCTTCGCATACGCCGCCCGTCCCTCGACGATGGGATCTATGAGTCGTGGGAGCTGATCGGGATCCATCTGCCCATCGCCGGCCATCACGGCGGTGACGTCGATGCCCTCCCTCCGTGCACACCGATATCCAGTCGTGATCGCCGCCCCGACGCCGCGATTTTCCTCGAGGCGGATCGGCACGATCGTCGGCCCTGCAGGCGATCGCTGGTTCGATACGTCAGCTCCTGGCCCGCGTGACGGGTCCGTTCCGTCTCTGGTGGCGTTCCTCGAACCAGAATTGGCGGAGGGTGCAACGCCAGTTCGATCCCCGCCATCTGACCGGGCCGATGGTGTCGGTGACGTCGCGTGATCGGTTTCGTTCGTATCGATCCGGTCTGACACGAGCTCGGCTGCGTCGTCGATCGGGTCACACGTTGCGAATCGGCAGATTTCCGCCCACGTCCCGTCGGTCGAACAGTCGTCGACCGCGTAGACCCGATCGACGTATTCCGGCATCGACGTCAGTACGTCGCCGACGAACCCTGCCTCGTTGTACGCCGGAACCACGACGGCGACACTGTGGTCGCGATACATCTCAGACCCTCGCGTCCACACCGGTCGGTCGTTCAGGTTCGGCCGCCCAACGTCCGGTCTCTATCATCCAGTCATCGCTTTCGTCCTGGCGCCAATTGTTATTCGTCGCATTTGCGCCGCTATGGGCGACGTATCCCCGTAGCCGCTCAGTAACACCACACTGGAACAGAGAAATACTTCCAGCTCGCAGGATACCGTCGATACGGTGGGCTGGTCGCCGTGAAATCAGCACTTCGAACGAGCGTATCGCCGTTCGGGTCACCAGATGCAGTGTCCAGAAACGGACCCCGCAGTGTACGGGCGACGTTACGAACTGTTCGACGTCGATACTCCCCTAGTCGGTCGAGAAATTCGGAGCGGCGATTCTTACACGAACCCGAGCGCGAGGAGCAGGGTCGTCGCCAACAGGACGAGAATCACGGCGGCCCCAATTCCAGCCCGTCGGGTGAACGCCAGAGTGAGGCCACGTTCGACGAGGGTGAGCCCATCCCGGTGCGTTCGATCGGCTTCGGGTGACGACCGACTCGTGGCGACTGCTCCCAGTGAAATCGTCCCTAGCGCAGCACTCGTCGACGCTCGATCGAGCGTCCCGATAGCTCGGTTGACCGCCCGGAGCGAGCCACGACCGAGCCCGACCGAGAGCGGGTTGTACGCGAGGTCGATGTCCGGGATGCGACCGACACGGCTGAGCGGTCCCTTCACCAGCACGAACCCGAATAGGCCCGTCGCCGCCAAGACGAAGGATTCCAGGACCTGGAAGCTATCGAAGACGTGATAGTGGGCCGCCGCGCTCGCACGTGGCAGGATGGAGACGAGGGCGTCCGGATAGACGCCGTAGAAGACACACAGCGCTGCGACGGAGAGCATCGCGACCGACTGCCCGACGGAAGCGCGCTCCACGTCGTGGGTCTGTTCGCCGTAGAAGAACACGTAGTAGCCGAGCTTGATGAACGACATGAACGTCCCGACGCCGCCGAGCAGGAGGAGGTACCACAGCGCCTCGTACTCGGGATAGTGGTGGGCCTCGTAGAGCACCATCCCCTTGCTCACGAAGCCGTTGAAGCCGGGGAAGCCGGCGATCGAGAGCGCGGCGATCGTAAAGGCGAGGAACGTGATCGGCATCGCTCGACGCATGCCGTGAATCCTGTCGAGACTCTCCGCACCGGTCCGATAGATCACCACGCCGACGGTCATGAACAGCAGCGCCTTGTAGAGGATGTGGTTGAAGACGTGCCCGAACGCGCCGGCGGTCGCGAGCGCGGATCCGATACCGACACCGGCGACCATGTAGCCGACCTGCGACTGGATGTGATAGGAGAGGAGTCGGCGCATATCGCTCTGCAGGAGTGCGAACGTGGCGCCGAAGACGGCCATCGCCCCGCCCATGTAGGCGATGGCGAGGTTGCCCTCGGGGAACGCCCGAAAGAGCGCGTAGACGCCGGTCTTGGTCGTGTAGACACAGAGGAAGACGCTCGCGGCGATGTGCGGGCGCGGGTAGGTGTCGGGAAGCCACGCGTGGAATCCGACGAACGCGACGTTGATCCCGATGCCGAGTGCGGCCAGCACCTGTGGGATGCCGGTCGCGATACCGTCACCGGTCATGACGAACGTTCCAACGCCGGGGCTCTGATAGTGCCAGATGACGGCGGCCATCAACAGGCTGCCGCCGATGCCGTGCCAGACGGCGTACCTGAAGCCAGCCCTGACAGCGGCGCCGCCGTGGTGCCAGACGAGCAGCGTCGACGTAATCGCCATCACCTCCCAGAAGAACAACAGGAGGAGCCAGTCGCCGGCGAAGACCGCCCCCAGACTAGAGGCGACGTACGTCAACGCGTACGCCGTCTGGGTCGGCGGGGCGTCGGTCGACCAGGAGTAGAGCACGGCGACGAAGCCGATGAAGGCAAAGATCAGGCCCATCAATCGGCTGAACGGATCGACGGAGACGAACACGACGTCGAATCCGGCGAATCCGAACGTCCCACTGCCGAAGAGGGTGCCCGAAAGCTCGTAGTCGGCGGGGACGAGTGCGGCGTACGCGAGCGCGCCGGCGGTCACGACCAGCCCGGCGGGGTGGATCAGTCTCGGTCGCACCACGTAGGCGAGCAGTGCGAACAGGACGAGCAATACTGGCGGAACGACGTACGGTTCGAGTGCCATCAGTGCGTCACCTCCGTCGCAACATCGACGATGTGTTCGATGAGTTCCAGAAAGACCACGTGGCCCGGAACGAGCCCGAGGACGACCGCACCGACGGCCGCGAGCACGATCGGTCCGAGCATGAACCAGGTGCTCTCGGTGCGCCAGCTCCGGCGCTCCCAGCCCGAATCCGCCGTGTGGCCCCCACCGTGCGACGACGCGTGATCGTCGGCCACGTCGGTGTCGGCGACCGATTCCTCGTGATCGTGACCGGCGCCGTCGGACTGAACCGAGGCAGACTCGTCAGCGTCAGTGTCGACAGCGGCCCCGGTGGGTTCTACCGTGGCGGCCAGGTGTCGACCGCCGTTGGTCCGCGCCGCGCTCGCCTCCACGCCCGTCTCGGAACTCGTGAGTCCACCGGGCGGGAACTCGAGCAGCGGTTTCGGGTCCGGGTGGTGTTCGTCTTCGAAGAACGCCTGGTAGACGATCGGCCAGTAGTAGGCGACGTTGAGCACGCCCGAGACGAGCAGGACGACGGCGAAGATCGCCAGGTCGAGCTCGACTGCACCGACGAGCAGGTACCACTTACTCACGAACCCGGCGAGCAAGGGCATCCCCGCCATTCCAGCCGCCGCGACCGCGAACGCGGACATCGTCAACGGCATCCGCTTGCCGATGCCGGCCATGTCGCTGATGTCGTCGGTGTGCGTCTCGACGTGGATCGCCCCGGCACAGAAGAACAGGGTGATCTTCATGAACGCGTGGGCAGGGATGTGCAACAACGCCCCGACGAGCGCGGCCGGACTCGCGAGCCCGAGTCCGAGGACGATGTACGACAGCTGTGACACGGTCGAGTAGGCGAGCCGGCGCTTCAGGTTGTCCTGTTTCAACGCGATGATACTGGCCGTGACGAGTGTGATGGCAGCGACCGTGGCGAGCGCGATTCCGACGCCGAGATCCTGGATGGCGCCGGGGCCGTAGACTTCCAGGACGACCCGGGCGATCCCGAACACCCCGCTCTTGACGACCGCGACCGCGTGCAACAGCGCCGAGACGGGCGTCGGCGCGACCATCGCGTCCGGCAGCCACGAGTGAAACGGCATCAGCGCGGCCTTGACGCCGAACCCGCCCACGAGCAGGGCGAACGCGACACGTGCCATCATCGGATCTTCGGTGAGGGCAGCGATGCCGCCGGCCTGGAACGTCGTCGTGCCCGTCAACGCGTACACCATCACCGTGCCGGCCAGCACGGCGACACCGCCACCAAGCGTGTAGAGCAGGTACTTCCGGCCGGCCCAGATCGCCTCCTCGGACTCGTCGTGGGCCACGAGCGGATACGTCGCGATCGAGAGCACTTCGTAGAAGACGAACAGTGTGACGAGGTTCGCCCCGAACGCGACGCCCATCGCCGACGCGATACTCGCCGCGAACGCTGCGAAGAACCGCGTCTGATCGTGCTCGTCGAGCCCCCGCATGTAGCCGATCGAGTAGAAGCTCGTCGCGATCCAGAGGAAGGACGCGAGCAAGGCGAACAGCACGCCCAGGCGGTCTGCCTGGAGCGTGAACCCGATCGGGTCACCGAGCCCCGTCGAGAGGAAAGTCCCGAGATCGGTCTCGTAGGCCGCACCATCGAGCACGTCGGGGACCATACTGGCCACCGTCGCGAAGGTAGCGAAGGCAGCGGTCAGCGTGACGCCCTCGCGGACGTTCGGTCGTCGACCGAGCGCGAGGATCAACGGAATCGCGATCGCCGGAATCGCCACCGCGAGCAGCGGCAGAATCGAGTCGACCGGCATTAGACGAGCACCTCCACGGTGGCGGCGAGCGCCCCCTCGATGGCGCCACCGAGCACGCCAAGGACGAGCGTCGCGAGCGCTGCGACGATCACGACCGCAAGCAGTGGTCGGGAGATTCGCCCGGCCGCCGCGGTATCCGTCCGCGACACGTCATTCGAAGGCCCATCGTTCGAAGGCTCGTCGACAGTGTGGTCCCCGTCGGTCGCTGATTCATCGATTGGGTCCCCGCCGTCGGTCGATAGGTCGGCTGCAGGCGGCGAAGCTGGTGAGCTGTCGGGCGGATCGGCGAAGTACATCCGTTCGAGCAGGCGCATCACGTATCCCAGCGTGAGTACAGTACTGGCGACGATGACCGCCAGCAGCGTCCACGCCTCGGCCTCGAACGCGCCGATGGCGATGTAGAACTTGCCGACGAATCCGACCGTGGGCGGCATCCCGACGAGCGCCAGTGCGAGGACGGCGACGGCCGCGCTGGCGTACGGCGCTCGCTCGGCGAGGCCATCGTACTCCGAAACGGTCCGAACGCCGTAGGCAGTAGCGAACGCGGCGACACCGAGGAAGAGTCCCGCCTTGATGAGTGCGTGCCCGAGCAGGTGGATCACGGTTCCGGTGAGCGCCGTCCCGTTCAGCAGGTAGATCCCGAGGACGACGAGACCGAACTGGGCGACGGAGGAGTACGCGAGCATCCGTTTGACCTCCCGTTGCATCACGGCGAGGACACTCCCGGCGACGACACTCGCCCCGGCGAGGGCGAGCAGGAGGGTGTGGATCAACGCGTTCGCCTCGAAGAACGCCGGCGTGAACACGCCGAGCGAGACTCGGACGAGCGCGTAGGCAGCCGTCGTCGAGACGAGTGCGGCGACGAGCGCTGTGACCCGGTCGGGCGCCTCCGTGTAGGCGTCGGGCTGCCAGGTGTGCACCGGAAACAGCGCGATCTTGATCACGAGACCGGCCGCGATCAGCGCGAAGGCCGTCTGCACCAGTGGGTCCTGATGCCCGATCTCCGCGAACGCCCCCTCGAGCTGGACCATATTGAGGTAGCCCGTCGCAACGAAGGCGTAGCCGACTCCGAGCAAGTACAGCGAAGCCCCGACCGTCCCGACGAGGAGGTACTTGAGCGAAGCCAGCGCGGATCGACCGGTCCCGTCACTCGCGATCAGCGCATAGGTGGCCAGCCCGCTGATCTCGAGGAA containing:
- a CDS encoding DUF354 domain-containing protein, which encodes MKIVVTIQHPAHVHFYRHAIDELDEQGHDVFVYARENDLAVPLLEAYGIDHEVLAGPQRSLASLARVQATYEWRLFTRARRIDPDVMTAIGGVAVSHVAPLVDARSVVFVDNEGVWSHRLMAPFADVIATPASFEDDFGDGHVRYQGFQELAYLHPNRFEPDPDRLRAAGVDPSDRYFFCRFRTWDAFHDVGEGGLSPAGKRDLVSRFDDRGTVYISSSDPLPPDLEPYRQPIPPTAVHDLLYYADCYAGDSATMATEAALLGTPAVRIQSFATDFDADMSNFVVLETEYDLLRSTADESVALALADELSADPETPARWKRRRDAVVGDLQDGTTLIVDLLTRQARTRPTQTADVAYSSSSR
- a CDS encoding glycosyltransferase family 2 protein yields the protein MYRDHSVAVVVPAYNEAGFVGDVLTSMPEYVDRVYAVDDCSTDGTWAEICRFATCDPIDDAAELVSDRIDTNETDHATSPTPSARSDGGDRTGVAPSANSGSRNATRDGTDPSRGPGADVSNQRSPAGPTIVPIRLEENRGVGAAITTGYRCARREGIDVTAVMAGDGQMDPDQLPRLIDPIVEGRAAYAKGNRLRGRAQRNSMSTFRFGGNVLLSLLTKIASGYWGMVDPQNGYTAISGEALEAIDLDSLYTEYGFANDLLVVLNAEGFAIADVAMPAVYGDERSHISYRTFVPRLSWLLWRRFLHRLGIRFVVQDFHPLVALYALGIGGLAVGIWSLVSSRVDRRPTRPSSPGPDAGTPTRDGDDGHTAADPETGHETRSIRWWLAGVWTLCSAIALCLAMAFDHDANEGSVVVEE
- a CDS encoding Na(+)/H(+) antiporter subunit D, which translates into the protein MALEPYVVPPVLLVLFALLAYVVRPRLIHPAGLVVTAGALAYAALVPADYELSGTLFGSGTFGFAGFDVVFVSVDPFSRLMGLIFAFIGFVAVLYSWSTDAPPTQTAYALTYVASSLGAVFAGDWLLLLFFWEVMAITSTLLVWHHGGAAVRAGFRYAVWHGIGGSLLMAAVIWHYQSPGVGTFVMTGDGIATGIPQVLAALGIGINVAFVGFHAWLPDTYPRPHIAASVFLCVYTTKTGVYALFRAFPEGNLAIAYMGGAMAVFGATFALLQSDMRRLLSYHIQSQVGYMVAGVGIGSALATAGAFGHVFNHILYKALLFMTVGVVIYRTGAESLDRIHGMRRAMPITFLAFTIAALSIAGFPGFNGFVSKGMVLYEAHHYPEYEALWYLLLLGGVGTFMSFIKLGYYVFFYGEQTHDVERASVGQSVAMLSVAALCVFYGVYPDALVSILPRASAAAHYHVFDSFQVLESFVLAATGLFGFVLVKGPLSRVGRIPDIDLAYNPLSVGLGRGSLRAVNRAIGTLDRASTSAALGTISLGAVATSRSSPEADRTHRDGLTLVERGLTLAFTRRAGIGAAVILVLLATTLLLALGFV
- a CDS encoding monovalent cation/H+ antiporter subunit D family protein; translated protein: MPVDSILPLLAVAIPAIAIPLILALGRRPNVREGVTLTAAFATFATVASMVPDVLDGAAYETDLGTFLSTGLGDPIGFTLQADRLGVLFALLASFLWIATSFYSIGYMRGLDEHDQTRFFAAFAASIASAMGVAFGANLVTLFVFYEVLSIATYPLVAHDESEEAIWAGRKYLLYTLGGGVAVLAGTVMVYALTGTTTFQAGGIAALTEDPMMARVAFALLVGGFGVKAALMPFHSWLPDAMVAPTPVSALLHAVAVVKSGVFGIARVVLEVYGPGAIQDLGVGIALATVAAITLVTASIIALKQDNLKRRLAYSTVSQLSYIVLGLGLASPAALVGALLHIPAHAFMKITLFFCAGAIHVETHTDDISDMAGIGKRMPLTMSAFAVAAAGMAGMPLLAGFVSKWYLLVGAVELDLAIFAVVLLVSGVLNVAYYWPIVYQAFFEDEHHPDPKPLLEFPPGGLTSSETGVEASAARTNGGRHLAATVEPTGAAVDTDADESASVQSDGAGHDHEESVADTDVADDHASSHGGGHTADSGWERRSWRTESTWFMLGPIVLAAVGAVVLGLVPGHVVFLELIEHIVDVATEVTH
- a CDS encoding proton-conducting transporter transmembrane domain-containing protein, whose product is MSDLTLFPILLVVVPLVTAAFLLAVGRFVGGAGRVLALVATLANTAIAFVLAGEALGQDGRPIRTEIAGFPAAEGGIELFVDGISAVVLGLIALVSLGVLVASFDRRRQDSFYALYVLLMAGLSGMVVTNDLFNLYVFLEISGLATYALIASDGTGRSALASLKYLLVGTVGASLYLLGVGYAFVATGYLNMVQLEGAFAEIGHQDPLVQTAFALIAAGLVIKIALFPVHTWQPDAYTEAPDRVTALVAALVSTTAAYALVRVSLGVFTPAFFEANALIHTLLLALAGASVVAGSVLAVMQREVKRMLAYSSVAQFGLVVLGIYLLNGTALTGTVIHLLGHALIKAGLFLGVAAFATAYGVRTVSEYDGLAERAPYASAAVAVLALALVGMPPTVGFVGKFYIAIGAFEAEAWTLLAVIVASTVLTLGYVMRLLERMYFADPPDSSPASPPAADLSTDGGDPIDESATDGDHTVDEPSNDGPSNDVSRTDTAAAGRISRPLLAVVIVAALATLVLGVLGGAIEGALAATVEVLV